TATTTCCACTGAAGGACGGATCCCCTCTCCTTTCGTATAAAAATTTGGAACCTGCCCTTGGACTAATCCCATTGCCACTGGAATTGTTTGCTCAACTTCACTCATTTTACTTGCGAGTGGGACTATAATTTGGACATTTACTTTTATTCGAATGTTTATTTCAACTAAGGCACTGTTAATCCCAAACTCAGTAATGCTCGATTCTACCGTAGATTGTACATTTCCTATTACATGAAATCTTATGGGAATTTTCGGACCTAAGTTACCAATAAGCGGAATATTAGTTGCTTCCGCCAATGGAACATAAAACACCACTCCACCTTTATCTTCCATTGCATGCTCATCATATTCAATATCATCTAGGTAAGGCAAACTAGATAAGTTTCCTTTTTCTGCTTGTTCTAAATGATATTGCACCAAGCTATTCGTTTCGGATAGTTTTTTAGTAATGACATCTGTATTAAACTTCATAGTCTGCATATTTTTGCTACCAGACGGAACCTCATCCATAATATCATTTACATCTAATACAATTTTTGAGTTCTCATTAACCGCTTTGCTAATGACCATTGAAGCTATTTTAGTTGTTTGAATTTCCGCGTATTGAAGGAAAGTAGGAGTTAATCTACCATTGACCCAATATAATACACCCGCAATGGAAAGTATAAAAAAAGTCAAAAAAATGGCCAATTTACGCTGATTCGTAAAAAATATGAAACGTTTCTTTTTCCTATAAAACAGAAAAAATCCCCCTAATTACTTATATGTAACGGAAGGATTTTTTATGTGAATTACCTTTTAGATTCTTGTTGTTTTCCATACCACTTCATCACATCTCGTATGAATTCTGGCATAAAATATTGTTTGTTTGCAAATTTAAATGCAGGAAAAAAATAACCAAAAGTAAACATATCTAATGTTGCAAGTGCATACGTCTTTTCATGTTTTAAAATTTCTCCTTTTACATAAACGTCACCATTTTCTTGTTCCGTTAAATCTACAAATTGCATTGCCCCCAAATATTTTCCTCTAAATCCTAAACCTTTTACTTCGAGAAGTGGCCATTTTTCGTTTTTGGATAGCTGAATCATTTCTAATAATTCTGCTCCAGTTAGCGTGACAACGCATGGATTTATTGGATGAGGTAAAAGTTTATGTAAATCACTAGCGGTAATATTTCCTTTCGGTAAATCCGTTAAAAAAATCCCAGCAGGAAACATCGCACAATCAGCCCCTGTAAATGCTAATAACGCTTCACCAAAGAAATCGGACATATTGGAGGAATGAAACCAATCTTTCTTTAACAATATAGAGTTTTGAAAGA
The nucleotide sequence above comes from Psychrobacillus glaciei. Encoded proteins:
- the yunB gene encoding sporulation protein YunB, whose product is MAIFLTFFILSIAGVLYWVNGRLTPTFLQYAEIQTTKIASMVISKAVNENSKIVLDVNDIMDEVPSGSKNMQTMKFNTDVITKKLSETNSLVQYHLEQAEKGNLSSLPYLDDIEYDEHAMEDKGGVVFYVPLAEATNIPLIGNLGPKIPIRFHVIGNVQSTVESSITEFGINSALVEINIRIKVNVQIIVPLASKMSEVEQTIPVAMGLVQGQVPNFYTKGEGIRPSVEIPNTTPNN